Proteins from a single region of Belliella baltica DSM 15883:
- a CDS encoding ArnT family glycosyltransferase: MIQHKSSTWFQSPILWSGAIFLCAFWYWGYDGITFSDDVYYITTGHAFWQGNDVLSDYHFSSRFGSYIFSGLMTFLFGFSDRAGSLASLFAYLVTLFLIVKIVPKKRQQFWAVIFFVTQVYLLHFLTKVYPDSLLVFWAILIPFVASYRHVHPITSSFLLVIALLMGFMTKETIVFLFPFPLFILFLDWKSKLLGKFHLYFGVLSICFSILYLGYYWWEFGDPFFRIQSVHQGHYISEYTFFDKDLSSMLWRISFSPLLTFIERGYWLWIILSIPAIFTGLKKYENIKTEFAIAICCMLAGFWWMTTSLEYYNPLYLNPRHLIILVPLLAVLIGLGASSWLDDPKTRNITVAMILVGSFLGMAIGDWKQAVFLSVFASVLWSRDIWKGTFQQAILVILLVVPAIYSARYQHQLKGYDHFKNSLEDALRSEEEVIVVNNFVEFSKEVLLPFQPEHQASLFPIERLNEFEELAPEKFTLIIYSYYKHAYPKEIPDVVDFLDLVEEMGYEVIEEKEDRWVKVFRFLEGGK; encoded by the coding sequence ATGATTCAGCATAAAAGCTCAACCTGGTTTCAGTCACCTATCCTTTGGAGCGGCGCTATATTTTTATGTGCTTTTTGGTATTGGGGTTATGATGGTATTACGTTTAGTGATGATGTTTATTACATCACCACTGGGCATGCTTTTTGGCAAGGAAATGATGTTTTAAGTGATTATCATTTCTCTAGTAGATTTGGTTCTTATATTTTTTCTGGTTTGATGACTTTTTTATTTGGGTTTTCTGATAGAGCTGGAAGTCTTGCTTCACTCTTTGCATATTTGGTTACACTTTTTTTGATAGTCAAGATTGTACCTAAAAAAAGACAACAATTTTGGGCTGTCATCTTCTTTGTTACACAAGTTTATTTATTGCACTTTTTGACTAAAGTTTATCCAGACAGCTTATTAGTATTTTGGGCCATATTGATTCCTTTTGTGGCTTCCTATAGACACGTACATCCTATTACTTCTTCATTCCTCTTGGTAATTGCCCTTTTGATGGGATTCATGACAAAAGAAACGATAGTCTTTTTATTTCCCTTTCCTTTGTTCATCCTGTTTCTTGATTGGAAAAGTAAATTATTGGGAAAATTTCATCTCTATTTTGGGGTTCTTTCCATTTGTTTTTCGATTTTATATTTAGGGTATTATTGGTGGGAATTTGGAGACCCTTTCTTTAGGATTCAGTCTGTTCATCAAGGCCACTACATTTCTGAATACACTTTTTTTGATAAAGATTTGTCATCAATGTTATGGCGAATCAGTTTCAGTCCTTTGCTCACCTTTATTGAGAGAGGATATTGGTTGTGGATCATATTGAGTATCCCAGCTATTTTTACAGGATTAAAAAAATATGAAAATATAAAAACTGAATTTGCGATAGCTATTTGCTGTATGCTTGCAGGTTTTTGGTGGATGACAACGAGTTTGGAATACTATAACCCTCTTTATTTAAACCCTAGGCATTTGATCATCTTAGTCCCTTTATTGGCTGTTTTAATTGGTTTGGGTGCTTCGTCTTGGCTTGATGATCCTAAAACCAGAAATATTACTGTAGCAATGATTCTTGTTGGATCATTTTTGGGAATGGCCATAGGAGATTGGAAACAGGCTGTTTTTCTGAGTGTTTTTGCGAGTGTTCTCTGGAGTAGAGACATTTGGAAAGGCACATTTCAACAAGCTATACTTGTGATCCTGCTAGTCGTTCCTGCCATATACAGTGCGCGGTATCAGCATCAGTTAAAAGGTTATGACCATTTTAAAAATTCCCTTGAAGATGCATTGAGAAGTGAGGAAGAAGTAATCGTAGTTAACAATTTTGTGGAGTTCAGCAAAGAAGTGCTCCTACCCTTTCAGCCCGAGCATCAAGCTTCTCTTTTCCCCATTGAGAGATTAAATGAATTTGAGGAGTTGGCACCTGAGAAATTCACCCTGATCATTTATTCTTATTACAAGCATGCTTATCCTAAAGAGATTCCTGATGTAGTAGATTTTCTTGATTTGGTAGAAGAAATGGGCTATGAAGTAATAGAAGAAAAAGAAGACAGATGGGTGAAGGTGTTTAGGTTTTTAGAAGGAGGAAAATAG